From the Nodularia sp. NIES-3585 genome, one window contains:
- a CDS encoding efflux RND transporter periplasmic adaptor subunit, whose amino-acid sequence MLNSEPPESQDAAEIEQQEQKFKPTPKQRWPLILGIVLLIAGGGFGWRWWQNSFAGNAPGDTAAAGQPMGIPVKLATVETGTIEDSSVISGFLDAPGSVAIKPEIDGRISQILFKEGDRVQKGQVIIRLQSDDTQARLRQAKASLDRSQARLAELKAGTRPEEIAQGKARLAQAETRLKNAQGGARPEEIAQAKAQIEVAKSDMELAQSRGKRYQQLRTEGAVSQDQLEGFLGEQRSAEARLEEAQRRLDQLRKSRSSDIDELAAAVELEKQNLRQLENGPRLEEIAQARSQVLEAAAQVQVAEVQQKYTTVVAPLTGILGDIPAKVGDFVSQGDELTTLNQNDTLELNLAVPFNEAERLRVGLPVQVLDAEGKPAATGKVSFISPNISINTQNILAKAAFPNTRNQILNRLNVQAKVIWDERPGILIPTVAISRMGGQTFVFVAQAPTESKPGMPNLIAQQKPVQLGAIEGNNYQVLEGLEAGEKIVVSGILNLTNGAPIMPAPEGMGNGKP is encoded by the coding sequence ATGCTCAATTCTGAACCACCTGAATCTCAAGATGCTGCTGAAATTGAACAGCAAGAGCAAAAATTTAAACCAACTCCAAAGCAACGTTGGCCGTTAATTCTAGGCATCGTCCTGTTAATTGCAGGTGGTGGCTTTGGCTGGCGCTGGTGGCAAAATAGCTTTGCGGGAAATGCACCTGGCGATACAGCAGCGGCTGGTCAACCAATGGGAATTCCTGTGAAGTTAGCCACTGTAGAAACTGGAACGATAGAAGACAGTTCAGTAATTAGTGGCTTTTTAGACGCTCCTGGCTCAGTAGCAATCAAGCCAGAAATTGACGGGCGAATCAGTCAAATTTTATTTAAAGAAGGCGATCGCGTCCAGAAAGGGCAAGTTATAATTCGTCTGCAAAGTGACGATACCCAAGCCCGCCTACGACAAGCCAAAGCATCATTAGACCGAAGCCAAGCCCGACTTGCAGAACTCAAAGCAGGTACACGTCCCGAAGAAATTGCTCAAGGTAAAGCCAGATTAGCTCAAGCCGAAACTCGCCTGAAAAATGCCCAAGGTGGAGCGCGTCCCGAAGAAATTGCTCAGGCTAAAGCTCAAATTGAGGTAGCTAAATCCGATATGGAATTGGCACAGTCTAGAGGTAAGCGATACCAACAATTAAGAACAGAAGGCGCTGTTTCCCAAGACCAATTAGAAGGATTTCTCGGAGAACAAAGAAGCGCTGAAGCTAGGCTGGAGGAAGCTCAAAGACGGCTCGACCAACTCCGCAAAAGCAGAAGCTCTGATATTGATGAACTAGCGGCGGCTGTAGAACTAGAAAAGCAAAACCTCAGACAACTAGAGAATGGACCTCGCCTAGAAGAAATTGCCCAAGCCCGTTCTCAAGTTCTCGAAGCCGCCGCTCAAGTCCAGGTAGCCGAAGTTCAACAGAAATACACAACTGTTGTCGCGCCGCTGACTGGTATTCTTGGTGATATCCCAGCGAAAGTGGGAGATTTTGTCAGCCAAGGAGACGAACTCACCACACTGAATCAAAATGACACTTTGGAATTGAATTTAGCTGTCCCTTTCAATGAAGCCGAAAGGTTGCGTGTGGGATTACCAGTACAAGTACTAGATGCTGAAGGCAAACCCGCCGCCACAGGTAAAGTAAGTTTTATCTCTCCTAATATCAGTATCAATACGCAGAATATTTTAGCTAAAGCAGCCTTTCCCAATACCAGGAACCAAATACTCAATCGCCTGAACGTACAAGCCAAAGTTATCTGGGATGAACGCCCAGGAATCTTAATTCCCACGGTCGCAATATCTCGCATGGGTGGACAGACATTTGTGTTTGTAGCCCAAGCGCCGACAGAATCCAAACCAGGAATGCCAAACTTGATAGCTCAACAAAAACCCGTGCAGTTGGGAGCCATTGAAGGCAATAATTATCAAGTTCTTGAAGGACTGGAAGCTGGTGAGAAAATCGTTGTTTCTGGCATTCTGAATCTCACCAATGGTGCGCCTATCATGCCAGCACCAGAAGGAATGGGTAATGGGAAACCCTAA